Sequence from the Fusobacterium sp. FSA-380-WT-3A genome:
AGCAGGAGTAAGCATAACAGTTTCTCCGTCACAGTCAAAAGATGATAGTAACCAAATAGCAAATTTTTCACTGTCATCAACAGGAAGAGTTACCATTACATAGAAAGCTCCCTCAGGTTTTGTAACTTTTACCCCTTCTATTTTTTGAAGTCCTTCAAATATTACATCTCTTCTACTTTCATAGATTGCTCTGTTTTTATCAAAATATTCTTTTCTCAATGTATTGTATAATCCCTCTGCTCCTATCATATCAAGAGTTGATACAGAAAGTCTTGCTTGACATAATTTGTAAACAGCTGACATAAATTCCTTGTTTTTACTAACAATAGCTCCTATTCTAGCTCCACAAGCTGAATAAGTTTTTGAAATTGATTCTATGATTACAGTATTTTCTGCATATTCAGGAAAAGCACCCATACTTGTAGCAATTTTATTATCATAAGAAAGAAGTCTATAAACTTCATCACTTATAACAAAAAGATTGTGTTCTTTTGCAATATCTCCAATTATTTTTAATTCCTCTTCTGTATAAACTGTTCCTGTAGGATTTCCAGGATTTGTAAGAAGAATAGCTTTAGTGTTAGGAGTAATTTTTCCTAAAATTTCCTCTTTTGGTGGTAAATGGAACCCCTCTTCTGCTTTTGCTTGGAAAGCATTAACTTTTATCTCAAGCATTTCAAAGAAACTGTTGTAGTTTGCATAATATGGCTCTGATACTAAAATTTCATCTCCTACATCAAATATTGTAGAAAGAACAAAAAGTAATGCTTCACTTCCTCCACAAGTTATAAGAATTTCCTCTTCATTAAAATCTAAATTAAAATTATCTTTGTAAAATCTGCTCATTGCTTGACGAAGTCCTAAATTTCCCTTTGAATGAGCATATTTTAAAGTTGTTTCACCACTATTTGCAATAAATTCAAAAAATTCTGGTGGAGTTGGTAAATCTGGTTGTCCTATATTAAAATGATAAACTTTTTTTCCATTTTTTACTGCTTCCTCTTGATAAGGTATTAATTTTCTCACAGGAGAAACTTTTATGTTATTAACTCTTTTAGAAATATTCATATTACACCTCTCTATTCCTTTTTTCTATATATTATATAATATTTTACAAATAAATGGAAGTGTTT
This genomic interval carries:
- a CDS encoding pyridoxal phosphate-dependent aminotransferase, with product MNISKRVNNIKVSPVRKLIPYQEEAVKNGKKVYHFNIGQPDLPTPPEFFEFIANSGETTLKYAHSKGNLGLRQAMSRFYKDNFNLDFNEEEILITCGGSEALLFVLSTIFDVGDEILVSEPYYANYNSFFEMLEIKVNAFQAKAEEGFHLPPKEEILGKITPNTKAILLTNPGNPTGTVYTEEELKIIGDIAKEHNLFVISDEVYRLLSYDNKIATSMGAFPEYAENTVIIESISKTYSACGARIGAIVSKNKEFMSAVYKLCQARLSVSTLDMIGAEGLYNTLRKEYFDKNRAIYESRRDVIFEGLQKIEGVKVTKPEGAFYVMVTLPVDDSEKFAIWLLSSFDCDGETVMLTPAQGFYKTPNAGKQQVRITYCLEEEKIKKALNILEKGLIEYNKINK